In Benincasa hispida cultivar B227 chromosome 8, ASM972705v1, whole genome shotgun sequence, the sequence CGGTTAACTATTAAGTACTATAGATCAAACAAACTTGgaccaatattttattttgaccgAGCCTCGACAAGCTcgaatatattgtatataatttatttgattttatatctaatttaaacataaattttaaattaaattaatgtatcaaaaataaaataagatgtgACATGGaataagttaataaaaaatgaagagTAAAGGGGATGTAGAAATGGGAAATTGTCGTTAATGACCTTCTAATGTTTTCATCTTTCACAATAGtactcttttaaaaaatttattgcaATAATTTTTCTTGATGGATCTTGATTGAGATTGACCTTGAGATTTGAATAAAAAGTTAACCTTATTATcttatagattattttgagcTTTCTTGGTGAAATCTCGGGATGAACACTGAGATTCtactaatttttttcaaattattatgtaatatttctaaatcttataccaaattttgcatcttttcaaaattttctcaaaatgttCATATTTTTGCCAAATCTTATATTAAATCttacttttcttttcaaatctttaACTCAATTTATGTTTCCAcaattatcaatcaaattttcaaatgtatttACCAATTATCCAAATGGGTCTGGGGTGTttgcatttttaaattttgaaaaaggtcAAATTTTGTGAAAAACTAAGTAAGATTTgggaaatatataaaatctatttCACGTTGTaagatgaaaaattaatttttaatccaAATCTCAATGGTCAATCTTGACCGAGATAGACCAAAAAAACTACTTCAGCCAATTTTCTAAAAAGATGCTAATGATAATAAATGGAAACATTTGAGGATTATGTCTAAGCAATTTTTCTATACAAAACGTTACTTTTGAAAGGGTTATCGAAAACCATTActtgtaataaaatataaaactaacataattaattatgttagttttatatattattagaaGTAGTaacataattaaataagttttatatattattacaagtattttttttaataaaatctatattataaaatttagtttaaacatttaaatttaaattaatatataaagaaactttttttttacaatatgggTACGGGAGGATTAAACTTCTAGATGTTAATTGAACTGCGCTCAATTTGGCAtgaataaccaaaaaaaaaaaaaacataattgtaaaagaataaattaataggaaatgagagaagaacAAAGGAGATAGAGATTAAAATCTTTACcttttttttgacaatatatgtcagatgagttatgttcattttgGCCGTAAACCATTAGTTTTGAAAGGTATCAAGTACCCTTAGACACGGATAAAAAAAGCATGGGAATAATAAATATTCTCATGTCACTTTCTTTGAAAAATTGTATCAAACAAGGGACTATATATTTATCCCTTCTCTCCCTCTCGTCTTCATTCTCGTCTCTATTCTCGTCTCCAATTTctcaacccaaataacctccAAATGGCAGACTTAGAGAAGGAAGCAAGAGAGAACTTAGGAGTAAAAGTGGAGTATGGTCATTGCCTAAAACCTATTTTGACAGAGAATGCAGATGGGGTTGTGCAATGGCCCTCCTTCATTAACCTTTATCAACAACTTATTGCTGGGATCTACTTGGACAATGGAACTAAGGCAAGTATTAcaatattatttatttcattagactattattatagtttatattagaATTGACTTATAACATAGGTAtatttgggagtgattttggaatgataaaatcatttttaacatgcttaaatcacttttttttttttttctctaaagcACTAATGTTTGGCTATGAGAACATGAAAGTGAGTTCATATTAACCACTTGAGAGGTGGCTCCAAGTGATTTTTGTTAGGTGATTCGTAAatagtttctttttaaaaagatcttttatatttaaaattattttcctatttcattTTATTGCCTAAAATTATTAGACaaattgtattttttgtttaaatttttttccatttttattatttatttctctttaaatttGTCCCCTccttaattttctctctctaaaatcttgCAACATTCACCTCtatcttattctattttttaaacattttctcacttttttttttctctccaatggTTTTTAATTCTCTATAatgtttttttccctctttctctATGGTTTTGctcttaaatattttttgtttgttcatcactgttaagttttttttttattctctctttaAAGTTATTATCCACAAATTTTTGTAATTCTccccaacatattcaaacttaattttacattaatatttaatttactgAGAAGAGAATTTCACATTTGTAAGCTGAGTATCATTACTTTGTATGCAGAGGTATTGGTTTGATAAGATCACAAAGAGTAATTCCTACTATGTATATCCAAAAAGCTTCTCAATAGCTTGGATTGATGATCCTCGATACTGGAAATGGACAATCGTGGAACACTTCAAGTATGACTTTctaaaatttgttcaattttagtttttatattttcaattgtccgaatttagtttttgtactttctgtagatcttaaatttaatccttTCCGTTAGTTTATTGTtgtctttttttattaaaaaaaacatttttgttatttataagtattcatactataaattttaaaaacatattcatgtaaaaactaaattttagaTTGATCgaaagtataagaattaaaatgaaTAACTTTTAATCTTAAATATATCTCATTCCATTCTTCTATTTGATTATCTCTTTTTGTATgtgttgaaaaacaaaatgatgaataatttgaaaatatatgacGAGATAGAAAAAAACCGTAGACGCTTAGGTCtgaatttgaatgaatttaatctttataatttatttaataattaaaattaaaaaggttgtttgggtataatttagaagaataattttatctttatataCTTAGAACAAATAGTTGGAAGAAGTTAAAATTCAATCTTtggtttataattagaatttagtttctatggTTTAATAAAACCTTCATAAGTGGTCCTATAATTTTATCAAAGactatttattaaattttatcaaactatagggactaaactctaaacttttataaattatgaTGGAACAAATTGGTTGAATGAATAGTGTTTATATATTTGATCTTTTGATGGTGTAAAAAACTTTGCAGTAGGAGAGTTGAAGCGGCTGAGCTGATAAGGGTAAGTTGGTTTGATGTGCGTGGGAAGATCAAGGCATATTTTCTCTCACCTGGGATTACATATGAAATCTATTATGATTTATTCTTAAGGAGTTCTGCCTCTGGATGGAATGAAGCTGTTGTCTTCTCCATCAAGTTGCCAAATGGGTTTACAATTGCGAAATCTGAAGTCCTACAGAATAAGCCACGAGAGCAATGGTTTCAAATCAAGATCGGGGAATTCAAGGTCGACGATAAATATGGTTGTAACAGTGTTGAGGAGTACGAGTATTCCATGTTGAACCATGGAGGGCATTGGAAGACGGGGTTGATCGTCAGAGGTGTTGGAATTCAAGCAAAGCAACCATCTTTACAAATAGGTTGCGGATGCTCGAGTTAAAAAtgaaatctctctctctcactctctctatCCTCAGACTACCTACTTGTATTTTGGTTTAAATAAATGAGAGAGGTACACTAGTCTTGTTTTCTAATGTAAACAACAAGAG encodes:
- the LOC120082625 gene encoding lectin-like, giving the protein MADLEKEARENLGVKVEYGHCLKPILTENADGVVQWPSFINLYQQLIAGIYLDNGTKRYWFDKITKSNSYYVYPKSFSIAWIDDPRYWKWTIVEHFNRRVEAAELIRVSWFDVRGKIKAYFLSPGITYEIYYDLFLRSSASGWNEAVVFSIKLPNGFTIAKSEVLQNKPREQWFQIKIGEFKVDDKYGCNSVEEYEYSMLNHGGHWKTGLIVRGVGIQAKQPSLQIGCGCSS